One genomic window of Nicotiana sylvestris chromosome 10, ASM39365v2, whole genome shotgun sequence includes the following:
- the LOC104244917 gene encoding probable E3 ubiquitin-protein ligase HIP1, protein MDEYSAKKTANGLIARGRGLRQTADNKDKNVQYCTRVGCTGRVNYMKSSRVGGMEKARQLRPAFGSSNGKEVVGSSSITSSTMTSAGRSCKESHRKSLSNIENKQSDTSSLHEEPVVFKQTQSSAKDTGSSKVTLAEIGSSSGTSSSRPRKIFGHRHGSFNQKSPMDSSVSSSSKSISAGTRGGSSSGEGYRLRNLKCNSVSDVLPYSCSPSESSISRRDTVKRRNAEGESSSSSKGKKMSGASPNEGRAVRPATGISISDSRSNRSSDFGAGNRALSVRTRRSMNVNTRLRGSLQESLQTSQNLPQPETPTLDNPSSSSQFFTDSSSSEFSAYSLPRNDDDDDDDELPGVVPFTSADVGINRFMNRDALQRYNMDGVAQVLVALERIEQDEELSYERLLALETNLFLSGLNFYDQHRGMRLDIDDMSYEELLALEERIGSVSTALPEEALSKCLRKSIYQGMDSKTETYEADGDGDDIKCSICQEEYVIGDEIGKLGCEHGYHLECITQWFRLKNWCPICKATAAPSESSKKPS, encoded by the exons ATGGATGAATATTCTGCTAAAAAAACTGCTAATGGCCTTATTGCCCGGGGAAGAGGTTTGAGGCAGACTGCTGACAACAAAGATAAAAATGTTCAGTATTGCACTCGAGTTGGATGTACTGGCCGAGTCAACTATATGAAGAGTTCCAGAGTTGGAGGCATGGAGAAAGCCAGACAGTTAAGGCCTGCTTTCGGTTCTTCAAATGGGAAGGAAGTCGTTGGCAGTTCATCTATCACATCTTCTACAATGACTAGTGCGGGAAGGTCATGCAAAGAATCTCATAGAAAATCGTTGTCCAACATTGAGAATAAGCAATCAGATACCAGTTCCTTACATGAAGAGCCAGTAGTTTTCAAACAGACGCAGTCATCAGCAAAAGATACTGGATCCAGCAAAGTTACATTAGCAGAAATTGGGTCCTCTAGTGGAACATCAAGCAGTAGACCTCGAAAAATATTTGGTCACAGGCATGGTTCTTTCAACCAAAAGAGTCCAATGGATTCCTCTGTTTCTTCATCATCTAAATCCATTAGTGCTGGGACAAGGGGCGGCAGTAGTAGTGGAGAGGGATATAGGTTGAGAAATCTGAAGTGCAATTCTGTATCAGATGTCCTCCCATATAGTTGTTCACCATCAGAATCAAGTATTAGTAGAAGGGACACAGTAAAAAGGAGAAATGCTGAAGGTGAAAGCAGTTCATCATCTAAAGGGAAGAAAATGAGTGGCGCATCACCAAATGAAGGACGTGCCGTTCGTCCTGCTACTGGAATCTCCATATCTGATTCAAGGAGTAATAGAAGTTCGGATTTTGGTGCGGGTAATCGTGCTCTATCAGTTAGGACCCGCAGGTCAATGAATGTGAATACTAGGTTGCGGGGTTCTTTACAGGAGTCATTGCAGACCAGCCAAAATTTACCTCAGCCTGAAACTCCAACTCTAGATAATCCTAGTTCGTCCAGTCAATTTTTCACAGATTCTTCATCAAGTGAATTTAGTGCTTATAGTTTACCTAGAAACGACgatgacgatgatgatgatgagttACCTGGTGTAGTGCCTTTCACTTCTGCTGATGTCGGCATTAACAGATTTATGAACCGTGATGCATTGCAACGATATAACATGGATGGAGTAGCGCAG GTATTGGTGGCACTTGAGAGAATTGAACAAGATGAAGAGTTATCATATGAG AGACTGCTTGCGTTGGAGACCAATTTGTTCCTCAGTGGCCTTAACTTCTATGACCAGCACAGAGGGATGAGATTAGATATCGATGACATGTCCTATGAG GAATTATTAGCTCTTGAGGAGAGGATTGGCTCTGTTAGTACAGCTCTGCCCGAGGAAGCACTATCAAAGTGCCTCCGGAAAAGCATTTATCAGGGTATGGATTCAAAAACAGAAACATATGAAGCTGATGGGGATGGAGATGACATCAAGTGCAGTATTTGTCAG GAGGAGTATGTGATTGGAGATGAAATAGGGAAGTTGGGATGTGAGCACGGGTATCATTTGGAGTGCATAACACAGTGGTTTAGGCTCAAGAACTGGTGCCCGATCTGTAAGGCTACAGCAGCTCCGTCAGAGTCGTCGAAAAAGCCATCTTAG